A window of the Salarias fasciatus chromosome 7, fSalaFa1.1, whole genome shotgun sequence genome harbors these coding sequences:
- the LOC115392108 gene encoding leucine-rich repeat and immunoglobulin-like domain-containing nogo receptor-interacting protein 1, whose protein sequence is MAAGEATGHSYLVACWQPILLLMLGTVLSGSTTGCPSRCECNVQERSVMCHRKKLMTVPEGIPAETKLLDLSKNRIRTINPDEFANFPNLEHLDLSENTISTIEPGAFNNLYGLRTMGLRSNKLKLIQLGVFTGLSNLTQLDISENKIVILLDYMFQDLYNLRSLEVGDNDLVFISHRAFHGLSSLEHLSLEKCNLSSVPTEALTHLHSLITLRLRHLNINVIRDYSFKRLSRLKVLEIANWPYLDTMTPNCLYGLNLTSLTIANANLTTIPYVALRHLVYLRFLNLSYNPIHTIEGNKLHDLLRLQEFHLVGGRLAMIEPHSFRGLNYLKILNVSGNSLSTLEESAFHSVGNLETLALYDNPLACDCRLLWVFRRRWRLNFNRQQPTCASPEFVQGKEFKDFPDVLQPNYFTCRKSRIRDRKPQQKFVDEGAIVHFACQADGDPAPVIMWLSPQKKFITTKTIGRLSVLPDGTLEVRYAQIQDNGTYVCIASNAGGNDTSLAHLHIHSYSPDWPHQPNKTFAFISNQPAETGANDTRANVPFPFDIKTLIIATTMGFISFLGVVLFCLVLLFLWSRGKGNTKHNIEIEYVPRKSDAGMSSSTVDAPRKFNMK, encoded by the coding sequence ATGGCAGCCGGGGAAGCGACTGGGCACAGCTACCTGGTGGCTTGCTGGCAGCCCATTCTGCTCCTGATGCTGGGCACCGTGCTGTCTGgctccaccacaggctgtcctTCCCGCTGTGAGTGCAATGTTCAGGAGCGTTCTGTGATGTGCCACCGCAAGAAGCTCATGACGGTCCCCGAGGGCATCCCCGCCGAGACCAAACTGCTGGACCTCAGCAAGAACCGCATCAGAACCATCAACCCGGATGAGTTTGCCAACTTTCCCAACCTTGAGCATCTGGATCTCAGTGAAAACACGATCTCCACCATTGAACCTGGAGCGTTTAACAACCTCTACGGCTTGCGGACAATGGGTTTGCGTAGCAACAAGCTCAAGCTGATCCAGCTCGGGGTCTTCACGGGCCTGAGCAATCTCACGCAGCTGGACATAAGTGAGAACAAGATTGTCATCCTGTTGGACTACATGTTCCAGGATTTGTATAATCTGCGGTCTTTGGAGGTGGGCGACAATGACCTGGTCTTCATCTCCCACCGGGCTTTTCACGGCCTAAGTAGCCTTGAGCACCTGAGCTTGGAGAAGTGCAACTTGTCCTCTGTGCCAACAGAGGCCTTAACCCACCTCCACAGTTTGATCACGCTCAGGCTCCGCCATCTCAACATCAACGTCATTCGGGATTACTCTTTTAAACGGCTCAGTCGTCTGAAAGTCTTGGAAATAGCCAATTGGCCATATTTGGATACTATGACCCCAAATTGCTTGTATGGATTAAACCTCACCTCCTTAACCATTGCGAATGCCAACCTGACCACCATCCCGTATGTAGCCCTGCGACACTTGGTTTACCTTCGCTTTCTTAACCTTTCCTACAATCCGATTCATACAATTGAAGGGAATAAGCTCCACGATCTACTGCGCCTGCAGGAGTTCCACCTAGTCGGAGGCAGACTGGCAATGATCGAGCCGCACTCTTTTCGTGGTCTGAACTACCTGAAAATATTAAACGTGTCCGGAAACTCTCTCAGCACTTTAGAGGAGTCCGCTTTCCATTCCGTCGGCAACCTGGAAACTCTGGCCCTGTATGATAACCCCCTGGCCTGCGACTGTCGACTCCTGTGGGTTTTCCGCCGGCGCTGGAGACTGAACTTCAACAGGCAGCAGCCCACTTGTGCCTCCCCTGAGTTTGTCCAAGGAAAAGAGTTCAAGGACTTCCCGGATGTTCTGCAGCCAAACTACTTCACGTGTCGCAAGTCCCGGATTAGGGATCGCAAACCCCAGCAGAAGTTTGTCGACGAAGGGGCCATTGTTCATTTTGCCTGCCAGGCAGACGGAGATCCTGCTCCAGTGATCATGTGGCTGTCCCCACAGAAAAAGTTCATCACCACGAAGACGATCGGAAGGCTTTCTGTGTTACCCGACGGCACCCTCGAGGTGCGCTACGCCCAGATTCAAGACAACGGCACGTACGTGTGCATAGCGAGCAATGCGGGTGGAAACGACACATCTCTGGCTCACCTCCACATTCACAGCTACTCACCTGACTGGCCACACCAGCCCAACAAGACCTTTGCCTTCATTTCCAACCAGCCAGCAGAAACTGGTGCTAACGATACAAGAGCCAATGTCCCCTTCCCGTTTGATATAAAGACCCTGATCATTGCGACCACAATGGGCTTCATCTCGTTCCTTGGTGTGGTCCTGTTCTGCCTGGTACTGCTGTTCCTTTGGAGCAGAGGCAAAGGCAACACCAAGCACAACATTGAGATTGAGTATGTGCCACGGAAATCGGACGCTGGCATGAGCAGCAGCACGGTGGACGCCCCGCGCAAGTTCAACATGAAATGA